From Thermogladius calderae 1633, a single genomic window includes:
- a CDS encoding molybdopterin biosynthesis protein, with translation MSRKLFHSLVGLEEAFRIISSYYRLEPLGVEKVPLGEALFRVLAQDVYSPVDYPPFDRSEVDGYAVRSLDTSWADELSPVKLKIKGRVEVGEIPSLSVEEGEAVEVATGAMVPKGADAVVMEEHAKAGDNELTVYRSVYPGENISTTGSDVSIGDLVLQKGVVLTPERIGLLAGLGIREVVVYKKPRVAVFSTGREVVPPGSPLLPGQVYDVNSYLAVSFLNSIGASAVNLGILPDDERTIREEVSKAVEGFDLVLTSGGTSAGVRDVVYRVFDELGEPGVIIHGLRIKPGKPTVVAVARGKLLVGLPGFPLSCYIVLQKLVKPIIYKLAGLSSPEQEVVKAVLPVKIRKRAGFTMFVPVGLVSSDKGFTAYPLQSSSGSISSLVYSDGFVTIGENVELVDENELVEVELVKSYKPSARLVVIGSNDPLLYRVISELGLADKAKIIPVGSMGGWHAVARGEADIAPTHLLDEETGLYNTPYLEKTGLKGKAVIVKGYKRLIGLVFPKGNPKNIRGIEDFLRSDVRIVNRNRGSGVRGFLDIELKKLSARLGIGFEDLVKKINGYFYEVRTHTAVAAAVKHGRADVGIAVGWAAMMYDLDFKPLGWEEFDFLVSVDKLGGGEVARFVNALRDREFIKRVASEFKPYYQVTDATGSVVY, from the coding sequence TTGTCTAGGAAGCTCTTTCACAGCTTAGTGGGGCTCGAGGAGGCTTTTAGGATAATTAGTTCGTACTACAGGCTCGAGCCGCTGGGAGTCGAGAAGGTCCCTCTGGGTGAAGCCCTGTTTAGAGTCTTGGCACAAGACGTGTACTCACCAGTAGACTACCCACCATTTGACCGTAGCGAGGTGGACGGTTACGCTGTACGGTCGCTCGACACTTCGTGGGCCGACGAGCTGAGCCCGGTAAAGCTCAAGATCAAAGGGAGAGTTGAGGTCGGCGAGATCCCCTCCCTGAGCGTTGAGGAGGGTGAGGCCGTAGAAGTGGCCACGGGCGCTATGGTGCCGAAAGGTGCTGACGCCGTCGTGATGGAGGAGCACGCCAAGGCTGGCGACAACGAGCTGACGGTCTACAGGAGCGTATACCCGGGGGAGAACATCAGTACGACTGGTAGCGACGTATCAATAGGTGACCTCGTGCTTCAGAAGGGCGTCGTCCTGACCCCCGAGCGTATAGGTCTGCTAGCTGGCTTGGGTATCCGGGAGGTCGTAGTGTACAAGAAGCCGCGTGTAGCTGTGTTCTCGACGGGTAGAGAGGTGGTGCCGCCGGGGTCCCCGCTACTGCCCGGGCAGGTCTACGACGTCAACAGCTACCTAGCCGTGTCCTTCCTGAACTCCATCGGCGCCAGCGCCGTTAACCTAGGTATCTTGCCAGACGACGAGAGGACTATACGCGAGGAGGTCAGCAAGGCGGTGGAGGGGTTCGATCTAGTCCTTACGAGTGGAGGGACGAGCGCTGGCGTCAGAGACGTCGTGTACAGGGTGTTCGACGAGCTGGGCGAGCCAGGCGTCATCATTCACGGGCTCAGGATTAAACCCGGTAAACCGACGGTTGTCGCGGTTGCGCGGGGCAAATTACTCGTAGGACTACCGGGGTTCCCTCTCTCCTGCTACATCGTTCTCCAGAAACTAGTAAAGCCTATTATCTACAAGCTAGCGGGCTTGAGCTCGCCTGAACAGGAGGTCGTGAAGGCGGTGCTACCGGTGAAGATCAGGAAGAGAGCCGGTTTCACGATGTTCGTACCCGTGGGGCTCGTGTCCTCGGATAAGGGGTTCACCGCATACCCTCTCCAGTCGAGTAGCGGCAGTATAAGCTCCCTCGTGTACAGCGACGGGTTTGTCACTATAGGAGAGAACGTCGAGCTAGTGGACGAGAACGAGCTGGTGGAGGTCGAGCTGGTGAAGAGCTATAAGCCCTCCGCTAGGCTCGTTGTAATAGGCAGTAACGACCCCCTGCTCTATAGGGTTATCAGCGAGCTCGGACTAGCCGATAAAGCCAAGATAATACCAGTTGGTAGTATGGGCGGCTGGCACGCTGTGGCTAGAGGAGAGGCCGATATCGCTCCAACTCACCTATTAGACGAGGAGACGGGTCTCTACAACACCCCATACCTCGAGAAGACGGGCTTGAAAGGGAAGGCCGTGATCGTTAAGGGGTACAAGAGGCTCATCGGCCTTGTGTTCCCTAAGGGTAACCCGAAAAACATCAGGGGTATCGAGGACTTTCTCAGGTCTGACGTCAGAATAGTTAACAGGAACAGGGGGTCTGGTGTACGGGGCTTCTTGGACATCGAGTTGAAGAAGCTGAGCGCGAGATTGGGCATAGGATTCGAAGACCTAGTCAAAAAGATCAACGGTTACTTCTACGAAGTTAGAACACACACAGCGGTAGCAGCCGCAGTTAAACACGGGAGAGCTGATGTGGGGATCGCGGTAGGCTGGGCCGCTATGATGTACGACCTAGACTTCAAACCATTGGGCTGGGAGGAGTTCGACTTCCTAGTCTCCGTCGACAAGCTTGGAGGAGGAGAAGTGGCCAGGTTTGTAAACGCGTTGAGAGACAGGGAGTTTATAAAGAGGGTCGCGAGCGAGTTCAAGCCCTACTACCAAGTAACTGACGCCACTGGGAGCGTCGTGTACTAG